The genome window TTTGCCCTGGATAGTACTTTTCATTTGGGATCTGGTCATTAGGGAACATAACACCGGTTGCTCTGCCTAAATCAATATATACATTCCCATTCTCAAAGCGCTGCACTATAGCATTAATCAGCAAGCCCTCTTTATCGCTAAATTCACTAAATACTACATCGCGCTCGGCCTCTCTGATGCGCTGCACAATAACCTGCTTAGCTGTCTGGGCCGCTACTCTACCAAATTCTTTACTCTCCTCTTTAAGCTCGAGCATATCTTCGACTTTGGCATCTTTTTTAATTTTCTTAGCATCTGCCAAAGATATTTGAACCATTGGGTCTTCGACCTGTTCAGTCACTTCCTTGGTAATATAAATTGTTGCTTCGCCATTATCGTTGTTTAGTTCGGCCCTAACTTCTTGCTCTTTATCACCGAAGTCTTTTTTGTAGGCTGCTACAATAGCGGCCGATATAGCTTCCAGCACCATATCTTTAGATACGCCCTTCTCTTCACATATTTGTTCTATTGCTGATAAAAATTGATTTTGCATAATTCTCCTATTAAGATGTTATTAAGTTGTACTGCAGTCCCTCTGAACAAAAAAGCCGGCACTTCAAAGAGGCAACCGACTAAGTTATTTAATACAGACTATGACACTATTTTAGTACCAATAGCAGGTATATGTCAATAGCAGCTGATGCTAATTAACTGCGTCTAGGATGTGCTCGATAGCTCCTTGGCCATCCACCGATATAACATCTAGCCTTGGCTGTAATGATTCGGGCTGAGGATTGATAGATAGCCAATATTGAGCTGCATTCCTGAGCCGCCTTTGCTTATCTTTTGAGATAGCCGACAGGCCGCCGCCAAAGCCCGAATTGCTTCTATATTTAACCTCCACAAAGCAAATATACTCAACATTTTGAGCAATTATATCGATTTCACTAAATCTATTGCGGTAATTCCTTTCAATAATGCTATAGCCGATACTAGCTAAATACTCGGCTGCTAATGCCTCTGCCTTGAGCCCAATGGCAGTAGTATTTTTCATAGATACTTTCCGCAGAAGCTAATTCGGTGGAGATCAGTTATACCAATACTCCTAATTGTAGTTATGTGCTGATTTGTGCCATAGCCAACATTATTGCGGAGCCCATAGCCTGGATATAAATTATCCTGCTCATGCATAAACTCATCTCTTGCGAACTTAGCGACTATACTAGCAGCCGCAACACAGGCAACCTTAGTGTCTGCCTTAACTACCGATACTGCGCACGAGTAATCATCCAGATAGTTATAATTGCCATCTAAAATAGCTATACTAAATTCTACCTCCATGCCCTCTAGGGCTCTTTCGTAGGCTAGTACCACCGCTCTTGTAAGACCTATTTGATCTATCTCTACATTACTTACCCAACCCAAGCCATACGCCACAGATTCTTTTCTAATCAGGAAAGCCATTTCAGCCCTGCGCCTAGGACTTAGCAGCTTGGAGTCAGCCAATCTATAAGAGAAGCTACTAGGCAATATCACAGCTCCAGCAACCAGTGGGCCAGCTAAGGAGCCTCTCCCCACCTCATCTATTCCAGCTATAAGATTATAACCTTGCCGTCTAAGGGTGTTTTCGAGTCTTTTTGTTGCCATTGGTATCATCAAGCCCCCTCTATGATTAAAACTACTGCATGCTTGCTTTAAGCAATAGCTTATAATTATCAGTAATTAAAAAATGGCCTCACTAGGCCATTTTTTAATTACTGATAGCTGTGATAGCCAGCCTACTATTTCTTCTCGGCCTTATCAATGCCTGCTTCAAA of Patescibacteria group bacterium contains these proteins:
- a CDS encoding YraN family protein, which codes for MKNTTAIGLKAEALAAEYLASIGYSIIERNYRNRFSEIDIIAQNVEYICFVEVKYRSNSGFGGGLSAISKDKQRRLRNAAQYWLSINPQPESLQPRLDVISVDGQGAIEHILDAVN
- a CDS encoding ribonuclease HII — encoded protein: MATKRLENTLRRQGYNLIAGIDEVGRGSLAGPLVAGAVILPSSFSYRLADSKLLSPRRRAEMAFLIRKESVAYGLGWVSNVEIDQIGLTRAVVLAYERALEGMEVEFSIAILDGNYNYLDDYSCAVSVVKADTKVACVAAASIVAKFARDEFMHEQDNLYPGYGLRNNVGYGTNQHITTIRSIGITDLHRISFCGKYL